The window GCCCTGTTTCCTCAGTCCGATTCCTGACCTGCTACAGAGCTCCAGTGGGTAAACTGTCAGGTGAAGAGTGCGGTGCCATATGCATGGTTTTCTATATTAAGAAACTGTTTATCATCTCTTTAGTTTCAgactgtcataaaaaaaaaaaaagacaaaaaaatccaGTTATTCAATGTGGGAAACTGTGTCGTGATccatttttttgccatatcacccagccctagatgtttttttttttttggctaaaaTGTCCTCTCTCTCCTTAATTAAGGCTTGATGCACGTCCACAATCAGCTGGTGGACCCGCTGCACAGCATGAAGGACCACAAAGACTGAAGACCAAGGCGTAGCTTTGTCAAACGCACCAGGTTCCAGTCGGCTGTAGCGCACAACGGTGACCAAGCACAACGTCCAAGAGAacgaagacccccccccccactagAACATGCTAATCTTCTCCAGGCAGCCGTTCAGTTCTGGTCTGGTCCTAAAATCCAGTCCCAGTTCTTCATTCTTAAGGGAATTGAATGGAACAATTTTGCACTTTAGGACGAGGGTCCAAAGAACAAGTCCTGTCAAGCATTTCCGATCTCTGTTACCAAAACTGTTTTTTGACCACCCGTCTGTAATACCTCCATCATCAAAACGCAGAACTCCGCCTCCAAATAGCCGTTCAGCACTCCATAAATCTGCCCTTGCCCACTGTCATCTTAACTGACGGGCTTGCCAAGGGTACCTGTTACACTCCACCCTGGAACTGTGATTGCAGTACACACAGATTAGGCACCGTTAACCACGCTTTCTCCTTTGGTGCCACGCCCTTTAAGGGTCTCAGtacatttctcattttttttattttcaatgtatAGTTCAGCATGTTCATAGCTAAATGAATGTATATGCAGACAGGAACTGTCTGTTATTGGCGTTTCGTGTTCAGATCACCCGTTACATTTCCATGCACAGTTCTATCGGTCTGTTTACCGAATAGAggtgataataaataaaaagaaagtacAAGTATTTTCTTACGGTTCTTAAATTTGAGTATCTTTGCTCACTTTACAACCAGCctggattaaaaaaatctttgtcaTGGATGCTCATTGTCTAGTGAGtccagcgccccctgctggctggctgcagtaAGACTTTCCGCACGTGTTTCGATGAGAATGGAAAAGACCCACGGGGCCCGTGTTTATGGCCAATATGGGAACAAACACCAATCCGTTGGTGTACTGATGCGAACAAGTAGCTCAAACACAACCCAACGCCTCCATAGTACCAGATTTGCTACGTACGGTAATAAGCAGATGCAATTTCTTTCAACACAAggtgcatttttattcacttgtCCTTGCGTTTTAAAACGTTTATAAAGGCGTCTTTGGGAACATCCACATTCCCGATCCGACGCATCTTCTTCTTGCCCTCTGCTTGTTTCTTGAGAAGCTTCATCTTCCGTGTTACGTCTCCTCCATACTGGCAAGCAAGagataaatatattttagcCATGGATTCCATTTTTACGTAAGCAGCTTTAGTTatgaatgctttaaaatgacTTACACATTTTGCAAGTACGTTCTTTCTGTACGCTTTTATCCTGCAACagaaaatgtcctttttcttattttattctaaataaatgcgttaaatgttttaaatgaattgcaGCGGTTAACACGTCATAATAAATAACCGCCGTTTTAgtgtctgccatgcagggagcacaggagcggcaacAACTCGTCGTTTATTGCTTCTGCCACTTAACCCGTGATAAAGGCACCTGATTGGACAATGCATTAAAGTTGGGGAAAATTGCATACGCTGATTTGACCGACTGGCCGGTGCTTATTTCCCCACACTAGATTTAAATgttacagtgaaaaaaaatgaattgggattaatcatgattaatactGACAAACTGCACACTTAAATAGccgtattttatatattttttatatacattaacAGAAAAGACCGAATGCTCCTTAACTTACGTTTCTCTGGCAATGATTTTGCTCCCGATGGCAGCTTGTACTGCAATCTCAAACATCTGCCTGGGTATGGAGTCTTTCAGCCTTTCACACATGAACTTGCCAGTGCTGTACGCCCGGTCCCTGTAAATACAAGCCCCCCGCCGCTTCACATACACATTGCTGTGATCGCCACAGAACAGCACAGGCATACATGCACCAGGCCCACCAGCCCTGTCATCTGCATGTGGGACGGACCTGGAGGTACAGGACGGAACGCTCTTCGTCTGGATAGTTGCTAAATGTGTCATCGTGCAGACAACCAAAGCAGATTTCAAATCAAACCCTAACagaacatttaccagacgcccttatccagagcgagttacagggacagtccccccctggagacactcagggttaagtgtcttgctcagggacacaatggtagtaagtggggtttgaacctgggtcttctggttcataggcgagtttgttacctgctaggctactaccacccggatGTTTATTCAGTACGTGAATGTTGATTCTACTCCATACTTGTGAACGATGGTGGTGAGCTCCTCCACTGGCCTCCCATTCAGCAGAAAGTCCATCTTAATCAGATCTGCTGGCTGGTACCCTGCGTCCTCGTAGTCAAAACTAcgaatggacaaaaaaaaatgagcggTTCTCAAAACCCTGTTCTGTTGGACCAGACGCGTTTGGGGTTCCAGCTCATATGAAATAAGTTACCTGGCGTAGCCCGAGGACAAGGACTTGAGCTGGTCGTAGAAGTCCACAACAACCTCGTTGAGGGGAAAGAGGTACTTCATCATGACCCTCTGGTCATCGATGTACACCATGTTCTTCTGAACGGCTCTGCGGTTCTTCAGAGGAGCGTCTGATTAGTTCACGCTCTTGTTATAGTTgaactatttcacaatttgTAAGTGGGTGAGAGCAGATTTGTGTTCTGCATGAAAGTTTACCAGGCAGAGGTTCATAATTTTGCTGGTGAAGTCGTCTGGCGCAATGATGGTGCCCAGAACCATTGGCTCCAGATACTCAGACACCTGGGACTTATCAGGGAACTGCGCCGGGTTCACAATGGTGATCATCTCTTCCCCGTGTTCCTGTTAAACAGCATTGTTCATGATTCCCTGACTTCTTCTGCGTGTGGCCCTGATAAATGGCCCGTTAGTAGAAGTGGAGTACCTTCATGAGCTTAGCAGAGCACAGAACCGCTTTATAGGGCACCGTGGGTGACGTCACGATGACAGAGGCGTTGTACTCCTGCTCCAAGCGCTGGTTAAACACCTCCATGTGCAGCAGGCCCAGGAAGCCCAGTCTGAGGAAAATCACAATAATCATCATGGGGAATAtgtcattttataaaaatgtaagacttttcaggaccacggccactaccaacacATGTTCTGGTTTGTTCCGAACACTATTACCTCCACCCGGCGCCCAGGGCCAAGCTGCTGTCTCTCTGCACGGTGACACTCGAGTCGTTTAGGGTCAGCTTCTCGACAGCGCTGCGTAGGCCGCTGTACTCGGACTGGTCCATTGGGTACATCCCTGCACAGGGTTCAAACGACTCAGAACTTTCCAAACcaacaaataaaagcaaaaactgaGTGACATACAAAGTTTCATGCAGATCTGTGATGTTTTTGGGccgtatgaaagtgaagtgattgtcattgtgatacacttcagcacagcacacggtgtggcaccttggcagcccgggattcgaaccggcaaccttctgattaagcggccccgtaattagaaggctgccggttcgaatcctgatccgccaaggtgccactgagcaaagcaccgtccccacacgctgctcccggggtgcctgtcatggctgcccactgctcactcagggtgatgggttaaatgcagaggacaaatttcactgtgtgcaccatgtgctgtgctgctgtgtgtcacaagtgacaatcacttcactttttaaatagGTCAAGGGCCCGTTGTTAATAGTAATTAATCCAAAGAAACTATTCTCCTTACCAGCAAACACCATGGCTTTGGCCGGCTTGAACCCTGGCAGAGCCTCGACCGGCTTGTTCTGGTGATAAAGGGTGTCTCCAACCTGAGCTTCCTTCACCTCCTTCATTCCGGCTACGACATAACCCACCTGACCTGCATACCTGCGTACGGTTACAAAGGAACACAGTCAATGCGTATTTAAATAAGATCGAATGCTTCTAAATAAGTACGTGAAAGCTCACAGTCTGTCCCTAGGATGCTCGTCCGGGGTCAGGATCCCCAACTCGTTCACCTCGTACGTTTTGCCCAGGTGTGCAGACACGATTTTGTCCCCTTTGGCAACCTGGCCACCAAACAGAGCGATGTTGGCCACCACCCCCCTGTAGTGGTCAAACGTCGAGTCGAACACCAGGGCCCTGAAGGCGTCGGCCTTACTGACTGCTGGGCTGGGTTcaaaacaagagaaaaaaaacagataattcCTGGACATGATGTTTCTGCAATTCTCCAAAATAACTAGAAATAACTAGAAAACGTTGCTGGACGTTTTTATGTCATATGGCAAAAGAAATTAACCAGGAAAGGAGGAGCATAGTGCTTCAACACAGTCCACTTCAGCCAATCAGGGCAAAGCTCTGTGTTTCATTCTACTACTACACGTCACTATGGCAGAGAAGTCTCAAATGACCGAAAGGAATGTTCTGCATTGGTATTTGTTTCCGATTAAAAGAAAGTACTGTACAGTATCatctattattattaacagtatCAGAATTGATCAGAACATGCACTTCAGAGGGCTATATAAACGTGTATACTAATTTACTTGCTTGGATGTTAAAGTTCTTTAACAAAGTTCTACAGCGATGATGAGGAACCAAGAACTCACTGTGGGATCCTCTTCACCACTTCCTGAAGAACCTGGTCGACGTTTGTGCCCAGTTTGGCTGAAATCTGAAAGAGAATCAGTTCAAATCAGTGAATAAAAAGCACCCATCAGGATAAAATGGGCTCTTGCAGTCCATCTCCACCAAATGGTGCCAGACCAAAGCCAGAAAGATAATGAAAGACCTCAATCATCTCAACAATGGACTCTGGACTCTTTCGCTCCATTAAGGTCAACATGAATGAGAAAGAGCTTCTTCCTTCAGGCCATTTGTACCGCCCCAATAACTTTCACCACCATATAACATCTAATGTATTCTGTACATGTTCCTGCAGCATATTCTCATTTCATTCGGTTTTACTTGTGTTTCCCTTCTATACATCTGTACTTATTCAGGCACTTCACTGCATCTGTTATTTGTATGATAAAgttttcagtaaaataaataaataaatagatagatagatagataaataaataaaatgtactcaCTCTGATGCATTCCTCCCTCGGGATATCAAACACCTTTTCAATCTGGGATTCCACTCGCTCTGGATCAGCATTTTTCAAGTCAATCTacagaacagaaagaaacaaaattatACAGAGACAAAACATTATACAAATGATCCCCCAACATCACATGctgcaatgaaaataaatctcgagattcaagagagatttactgtcagtacaacagtatacacagttacagtgtattgaaatactgcttcacacagacccccccatagtgcaattgtgtgggtgtgtgtatgtatgtatgtatgtatgtatgtatgtacaatacaggccaaaagtttggacgcaccttctcattcagtgtgttttctttattttcatgaccatttactttggtagattctcactgaaggcatcaaaactatgaatgaacacatatggagttctgtacttatcaaaaaaaggtgaaataagtgaaaacatgttttatattctagtttctttgctctggttactgctttgcacactcttggcattctctcgatgagcttcaagaggtcgtcacctgaaatgcttctccaacagtcttgaaggagttcccagaggtgtttatcacctgttggtccagctcaccccaaaccatctggattgggttcaggtccggtgactgtggaggtcaggtctccactttttgttaagtacataactccacatgtgttcattcatagttttgatgccttcagtgagaatctaccaacgtaaatggtcatgaaaataaagaaaacacattgaatgagaatgtgtccaaacttttggcctgtactgtatatatgtacattacacatgaatttacgaacaattttttttatactgacaATTAAATACCTGCAAATATACTGCAACATgttctgtacactgaacaaggacaaacaggtGCAAGATGCTTGAATGCTTGTGCAGTGGACTGGTTCAAGTATATGtgggatatttcaaacaggacacacaagacaggaaaaacatgtgcaaaatgagcagaatgttAGGGTGTGcttaaggctggaagtgtattgttgttcaGTTTAAAAGACCAGTTTGTGgagaagaagctcttgcagtgtctggtaGGAGGGAAAACGTGGCATGTGAGGCGTGGTGAGAGTCCTTTGCCAAGTTGCAAGCTTGATGGATTAGATGTTTCTCATAGAGCATCTCCTAAACTTTTAGGTCAATATTATTACCTTGTTTATTACTGGAATGATGGTAAGTTGGGCTTCAAAAGCCAGGTAAAAATTTGCCACAGTCTGAGCTTGAATTCCCTTTAAAACATAAAGGAGGGATTACTAGAACACACACGCGAGTGCAAAACGTTTTTCACTCTTAACACACTAAGACAACACACAGTCTTTTACAACCATGTACACTATAAAATTAACTTTGAGGATATAATACAAGGATATTTGTCATGGAGCGAAAGACTAGTCACAGGTGCAGGTTTGTGAAATTATTGAACAAAATGCATACGATTGTAATGTCTATAGGTTTTACCTTAGACACTCCAGGTTTTGTGATTAAAATGCATAATTGCTAAATATgattaaaatgctaattaatttcCCCCCTCCTTTTATGAGCTTTTTACCACATAAGCATACAAAATATGAAAGTATAGCGAACACACCAGCTAAAGGACGACAGCAGTATCCCAGGCCTTACCTGATTTGCATCAACGACCAGAAGAACTCCTTGACAAGCAGAAATGGACCGAGACACTTCGTAACTAAAATCAACATGACCCTGAACGAGAACAATGTAAAGAGTTTACATTCATGCACAGGTTTTCAGCTTCGGTCATCAGGTGGACACGGCCTTCGAGCCGCTCCGCCCAGAAACGCACCGGCGTGTCGATGAGGTTGAGGAGGTACGTCTGGCCCCGGTGTCTGTAGAACAGGGAGGCGGTTTGGGCCTTCACCGTgatgcccctctctctctccacttgCAGCTTGTCCAGGACCTGCTTGTTGCGATCTGTCTTCACGATGGCCCCTGTCAGAAAAGCGCCGCCGTttcacacacgcaaaaaaatcGATGGCTTACACTGTTACATCAGTCATATTAATgcaattttgaagaaactgAAACTTTATATTATgattacggcatttatcatacgcccttatccagaacgccttactgtcagtagttacagggacagtccccccctggagacactcagggttaagtgtcttgctcagggacacaatggtagtaagtgggatttgaacctgggactttgtggtcatctgatTCATCTAGGCCCCTACCCCCCTACACAGAACAACCGATGAATGTGTTCAGGCCGAACAAATGTCACGTAGGCCACAAgcagagaaaaacaaagtgGACATGAATAAACGAAGCTGTATTTGCCTTCGGCTCCACAATGCATGGTGCTCTTTACAGACAGCTCGGTATCCATGTCTTGCAGCCTTACCTGTAATCTCCAAAAGCCTGTCGGCCAAGGTACTTTTCCCATGATCAATATGTGCAATGATGCTAAAATTCCTGATCTTGTCTACAGCAAATTCGCATATGTCCATGCCATTCTGTAAAACCGGAGAAAagaaacaatatatataatatataaaattcaaAATAGGTTTATAGCTGTTTTGTCAGTCCGCTCCATTGCTATAAACAGTcaacatttagagcatttatcagacgcccttatacagagcgacttacaatcagtagttacagggacagtcccccctggagcaagtgggatttgaacctgggtcttctggttcatgggcgagtgtgttacccactaggctactaccacccctaccatTATAATCAATATCTAAATATCGAcatctatattttattttgttgcaaAGTTACTTATTTATTCAGTTGAAAACGAGAAATTTGACATTTGTATGGAGGTCGTAACCTGATTTTCTGTTTACCTTCTCTGGGCTGGAACTGACGTTCCTGTGGACCCGGGTGAAAACGGGTGTGTTCTTCACACGGTCATGTCTGATGGGGGTGTGGGTCGTGCCAAATCCTCGACCCCTCCGTCTGCTTTTAAATATCCTGAAATCAACGAGGCGACGAATTAGGGGTGACAATTGCCCTTGAGATGTCACAATCGACAGATGCATCGTTTGCTGAATGTCCCGTGTTGATTCGCGGTTTTGACTTCTGACATTTAGCCAACAGAAAATTCACGCTGTCATATTAATTGAATACAAATGCCATATAAAGCGCAGCGTTAACTAATTTAAACACTGTTAGGGAAAACCCGCACGACAATCCTAGGCGCAGCCATCTTGGATGtacagggcattctgggaaatgtattttgtttttaggCGAGTTGAGCCCTAGAGAGTCCAATTACACTTCCAACAATACTAACAATTCAGGTTAGATAAAATCAAACattcccttttttatttcatttcagcaatAATTTATGGCATAATTAAGGCCTTTAAAGTCGATTTAATATcaatatgcaaatgaattcGTTTTTTCTAATTCTGTAATTTCCCATCATACAATATAAAACAGCATTCTGGgaagcacattttaaaagtattctgtagtttgtgtttgttATGCACACTCTTAAACTGTCTTAAGAACCAACATCACAACCGTTTCCAAGACACAGTTCGTTAAAACATCAAATAGATTTACAGAAACAGGTAACTGTTTTAATATTCTCAATATACcgttattttattgtatttatatccTTGCACATCTACAAGGTAGGGGCAGATTTCGTGCCACCAGAGGGCCTGCTTCACATCGGACCTTTTTTTAACGTTTAACATCCACGAGGTGTCACCACGCGCGCGAGCAAGCCGTGGAAGCCTGCCACCACacggtttccatggcaacgtgGCAGCCCACTCACACTAAATTGGTCCTCCGAACGCGGCTCAGATGAGCAGCTAAACGAAATACCCGCGTCCTGATTTGATGTTTGACTGTTGAAGGCTGGCATCTGCGCCCATCGCCCGGGCAATTGCCAGGCAACAGCCACAAAGGCACACTTATTACTCACCTTGGTATCTTCTGAGCAGACATCTGAAAATGCTCGTCAAGGTGTTCTTCATTCAAGGCGTCAGGATAGCTCACAGAAATTCAGTTAATGTCTCAGGTATAATGTTTAATCCTGATTAGATCGatattagatagatagatcctGATTAGACTGCAGGAACACTCAGGAATTAGGGGAGCACAGGCCACAGTAACCCCGCATGGCATGGATGAATGGACGTGAAACCCTGAGCATGAACCATGAGGCTTGTGCCTACAAGTGAGATTGCAGCACAGATTTCAGAGTAAAGGCCGTTCCTTCATTCATATGTGAGAAGGCCGCCGTGGTCCTACAAAGACCCCCGAAAAAAGGGCGGGGGAATACgtaaagcaataaataaatggataaaaccGATTACCCCCTCCAGATATGTTCTTTGTCTCCATTTGGCCGCGCCACTCGGCAGAGATAGAATTGGAAGGACACCATGTGCAAACAGAAAGGAAGATTGCCCCGGCGCCGTGTACCTCCACTTACGGCAGACGAAGAGCAAATCAGATTTCCCCAGCGAGACGGTGGCCTGCACTTTCAAAGAACTTGCAGCTGGTTCCCACAGATCTTCCCATCAGCCTCGCTGGCAAGAATTCTTGTTGCGAGGCAGCAGGACTGACTTAGAACCTCCAGATTTAAACTGGTCGCCATGGCTCCTGGTTGTAACTTCGTGttaaggctggtagtagcctagtgggtaacacatttacattttacggc of the Denticeps clupeoides chromosome 18, fDenClu1.1, whole genome shotgun sequence genome contains:
- the guf1 gene encoding translation factor Guf1, mitochondrial: MHLSIVTSQGQLSPLIRRLVDFRIFKSRRRGRGFGTTHTPIRHDRVKNTPVFTRVHRNVSSSPEKNGMDICEFAVDKIRNFSIIAHIDHGKSTLADRLLEITGAIVKTDRNKQVLDKLQVERERGITVKAQTASLFYRHRGQTYLLNLIDTPGHVDFSYEVSRSISACQGVLLVVDANQGIQAQTVANFYLAFEAQLTIIPVINKIDLKNADPERVESQIEKVFDIPREECIRISAKLGTNVDQVLQEVVKRIPHPAVSKADAFRALVFDSTFDHYRGVVANIALFGGQVAKGDKIVSAHLGKTYEVNELGILTPDEHPRDRLYAGQVGYVVAGMKEVKEAQVGDTLYHQNKPVEALPGFKPAKAMVFAGMYPMDQSEYSGLRSAVEKLTLNDSSVTVQRDSSLALGAGWRLGFLGLLHMEVFNQRLEQEYNASVIVTSPTVPYKAVLCSAKLMKEHGEEMITIVNPAQFPDKSQVSEYLEPMVLGTIIAPDDFTSKIMNLCLNRRAVQKNMVYIDDQRVMMKYLFPLNEVVVDFYDQLKSLSSGYASFDYEDAGYQPADLIKMDFLLNGRPVEELTTIVHKDRAYSTGKFMCERLKDSIPRQMFEIAVQAAIGSKIIARETIKAYRKNVLAKCYGGDVTRKMKLLKKQAEGKKKMRRIGNVDVPKDAFINVLKRKDK